attacatGTAATAGGTTTTCCGCATTCTGGACAAACTtcaacagtgggtggtgactaacagaatggtatttaacaaggagaattgcaaagtcctacatctgggcaagaaaaatgaaaaaaaaagcacatacagaatgggaggaattgggctaagcagcagcacatgtgaaaaagacttgggtatactaatacatcacagactgaacatgagtcaacaaagtgatgcagcagcaaacgaggctaacacaattctgggatgtattaagagaagcatagagtctagatcacgtcaggtcattattcccctctactcttccttactcagacctcatctggaataccgagtccagttctgggcaccccactttaaaaaaaaaagacagacaaattggagcaagttcagagaagaattaccaagatagtgagcagtctgcaaatcatgtcctatgaaggacAGTTAAAAGATTTTGGAATATTTAGCTTACAAAGCAGAAGGCTGAGAAAAGACTGAAgggtggtctacaaatatctgaagggctgtcacagtgcagagggatcaggcctattctcatttacacaaagaaagactagaagcaatgggatgaaactgaaagagatgaGACATTcgatattggaaaaaaaactttctgacagtgagggtgattaatgagtggaacaggttgccacaggaggtgacgagttctccttcaatggaagtcttcaaacaaaggctggacagacatctctctgggatgatttagtaatcctgcattgagcagggagttggacccgatgaccctggtggtcccttccaactctactattctatgagaccaaatgtccttcagccaagcgcctgggaCAATGATGCCACCCATGCATGGTGGATAACAAAAtcatggagctgctcgtgcttgtcagatgatcctctctactaatGGTCagtcgagggcgtcctgagcccaatcGCTTTGTGTGCCTGTCTTTCCGCATCCACTAGTCCCAGGGGGGGCGGGCATTTCAtcaaggtgcttgattttttaaaattttttataaagtgtgtatatatggatAAGATCTGCATTAGCATTTCCCCAAAATATATAATGATTTTATGCTTCAATATCCTTGGATTGGTTTTAAACTGAGCCTCATCTATCACATATTCAGGAAGCACACATGAAATTATATTCTGGGCATAAAAATTGCACCTACAATGGGAAAGTTTTATAACGGGCTGGGTGTTCAAGTTTTTTTTGGTTCTGCCACATTAGGACACGACTCCGCGCAGTAGTTTGATTGTATTGTCTAAAGTAATCAAAAAACTCACCTCCTCACCAGCGGGTCAAGCTGCCATTCTGTCCCTCTTCCATAGACTGACTGCGGTGTATAAATACAAGCTTAGCGGGATGTCCAGGACTAAAGTATTTTATCTCAAGGATTGACTATAATAGACTGCAAGTAACTAAACCTGTACCAAGAAGATTATCAGGAAAGCGCAGCTAAAAGACAGTAAATAAAGGATTAAGACCCCAAATTGGGCAAAAGCAGACAGACCTACGTGTTCTGCTGGATTCCACAATAATCTAAGTGAACCAGTGGAGACATCAGGGACTGTGCTGGTGGGCAATAATGTAGTAACTGAACTGGACCCAGAAACCAGGGGATAACCCTCCATCTTTCCTCCTATACATCACAGTACATCCTCGCTGTCCATGGCAACAAGGAGCTACACTACGTCAAATTCTGTGTTCCATACAAACCGCTTGGCAAAATGTTCATTGCATGTACATCCCATGACGTAGGGGGGTCACCTACACAAGGAATAGGAAAGACTGTCATTCTGGGGAAAAGGGTTGGGGAAAAAAGAATCAGGATGATGGTATATGGACATAGTATAAAGAAAGACTAGGCTATGTACGCGCTAGTCAACAACACCTGCATAAAGCGGTGGATGCCGCTATCATTTATCAGAAAATTATCTCCAGTGGACCGCCTTGTTTTCACAAAATAAGGTGATTGACCAGTCAAAATGCCCACAGAGTAGAGTACACAACGCGCGCCACCTTTATTGTCTTGGACAGTTTGTACGCCCGAGAGAGGGACGTGCATAAGAACAGTAAAATGCAACAAACCGAGGAAGCGTAAAATTATTGGTGCATACATACGACAGCCATGAGATGGAAGGAAGAGTGTCGAAAAACCCTAGCAAGTTGTGCCATGGCATATGCTCCATTTTGATAAATCCACCGAATTCTTAAATTTATGCATAAATCCCACCCTGCGGCTCAGAATTTGGATTGGACTTTGCAGGTATAAACCATGATCATGATCCATGGCAATCACACAAGGTTTAGTTTAGAACTAAAATCTCAATGATCAGACTAAACACATCCACATTTTATCTGATTCTACCGGGACCAGGGTATCCGTACCATATATGCCAATGCAGGATCATCATTTATATGGCATTGCTGGCACTTATCAATTACAATAACGGCTCCGCTGAACTGGTCATGTGCATGGAAGACATTTGCTATGATTTTAGCAAACCAATGAAAGATGGAAGTTGGAGTAGATTTATACACTGCATGAAATAAGAGGTGGGATCAGCGAATGAGCAGCAGATATACAAGATAAGGACAGTTCATGCCATGAGAACCTCAACAGTGCAGTGCAGATTCCACCATTGCAGGTCAACCGTTGACCAAGAAGCATTGCTGCCTTTCGAGCACATCTCTCAAGAGTTCAGCATGTCTTTTTGATTCAGACTTTTGTAAATGAACCCTCTGACTGGGGCTTGCTAGACTTTTGTGAGTTAGTCTCTCCACTCAGGATAGTTCTATTGTGACATTTCTGGTGTTTAACGAGTGCGGAGCTTCGACTAAATCTCTTGCCACACTCGTTACATACGCATGGCTTTTCCCCACTGTGGATGCGTAGATGGATAGCAAGGTGCGAGTGCTGGATGAAGCTTTTGCCACATTCTCTGCAGGTGTAAGGCTTCTCTTTGGTGTGGGTCCTACAATGTGTCACCAGGTAAGTGCTCCGACTGAAGCTCTTCCCGCACTCCGCACAAGTGtagggtttctctcctgtgtgggaTCTGATATGGTTATTATAATCAGACACCTGAATGAAGCTCTTGCCACAGTCGGCACATGCATAGGGTTTCTCTCCGGTGTGAATCCTCTGGTGTCGAATAAAAGCTGATTTGCATGGGCAGCTTTTACCACAGTAACTGCAGATAAACAAGGAGCCCTTATGTGGTTTCTGTAAAGTGTTGATAGACATATTGTCGGAAGCCGCAAACACATTATTGTACGTGGATTCTACAATGTCATTACTAGGATAAGGGTACTGGAAATCCATCTCCTCAAACTTGGTGACCTTTCCATTAACGGAAGAGTAAGAGGCTTCAGAGTTATCCAATGGCATGTCCCTCACATGGTCTGGCTGTGTTGACAGGCATGGACCCTCTGGGTTCAggttctcactgttttcactattCCCATTCACATCTTGAGATGGTGAATAGTTGTACTCCATCTTGGGACTGTTTACCCTTACTTCGATGGCATTTTCTGGTACACCGTTGCCTGATGCGTCCACGTTTCCTACATCAGGGCCCTCTTCATTGTCCTTGCATGGTTGCTGTGACTTCTTCTTCCATATAAACTTCTTATGACGAGGAAGTGGTGGATGTTGGTCTTCTTCCGTAGTACCATCAGAGATCAGGTATTTTTCCAAGGTGATTCTTATAGGTTTATAGTCTGTTTTCTTACTTTCTTTCTTACTCTTTTTACAGTTTGCCTTTTGTTGGTCACAACCTGCTGCCTCATCTGCTTCGGATTTGACATGTGGGCTTTCAGGTCTTTTCGGGGACTCAGCTAGTTTTGCCTTGTATATGACTGTTCCCCAGGTGggtggggtgttctgtgtgaAGTTTTGAGGGACATCTTCCTCACTTATTTTCTTACTAAAGTGTAGAGTCTTCCTCCTATGAgactttttatgttttactagagTTGAACTGCGACTAAAGCTGTTGCCGCACTCAACACAAATATAGGGCTTCTCCCCACTGTGTATGCGGAGATGCAATGAGAGGTGTGAGTGCTGGATGAAGCTTTTGTTGCACACATTGCAGGTGTAAGGCTTCTCTTTGGTGTGGGTTCTAGAGTGCGTTACCAGGTAAGTGCTCCGACTGAAGCTCTTCCCACACTCCGCACAGGTGTACGGTTTCTCCCCAGTATGGGACCTGACATGGTTGTTATAATCAGATACCTGAATAAAGCTCTTGCCGCAGTCAGCACAGccatatggcttctcccctgtgtggatTCTCTGGTGTCGGATGTATGCAGACTGACAAGGACAAgttttgccacattctgaacagataTAAATCTTAGCATTTGATTTCTTCTTAAAGTTTGATTCCACGTTTCCAAATGAATATTGCTTGTCAACCACTTCACCAGCGAGATCTGCCTGGAAATTCATCTGATTGTCCATGTTTTTTAAGCTAGACTCTGTGGACTCCATATTTTGTTGGCTGCACAAACCATCAGAGGAACTGCTGCTCTCAGTCTCTGTACTTGTTTTTGACCCGGATTTCTCTGCTTCTGCTTTGGAACAATTATTTGAGGTTTCGGTTGCAAGACTGCGGAGATGTGCGATAATGCTGGTGATGTCAGTAGGGCTGCGTTCCTCCTGGTTCACTTTGTCCAATGAGTTGCTTGTAGGAGCTTGTGGAAGACTACTGGAGGTGCAGACTCCCCAAGATGAATCCCGAGGAAAGCATGAAGAGAGGTCGTTATTCATCAATGGAGCTGCATGGGACATTAACTGAGAGGATCCCAGCCCGGGATGACCAGTGTTCATGGGGCCACCCTCTGAAAGAGACAATAGGGAATGATATAAAGAAGCATGTTACAAACCAATTATGGGCAGGGCAGGGGTACTTAACTAACTTTTGTAACATTCCACTTACCTGGATCTGCCGTCAGGTGAAGGTCTAGCAGACCCAGGTaatgatttttaaaaatggtGCATAATGTATGAGTTACGGTACAATTTCGACGATACCAAATACCATACGTTTTTACACAATAAAGCACTTTGCTGCCACATTCTTGTGGGCTTGTTATTTATGTGGGATGTGTTAACATTTTAtggataccattttggggaatataaagACTTTGAAGTTTATTGTAGCCAgcatgaacaataaaaaaaatgcaattctggcattttttgtgCAGCATTCATCGTGTAggttaaataatgtgataatagCATGGCCATAACTATCGAGCTGCTACCAATTATGTGTACTCTTCTTCTCTTCATTTTTTGACATAACAACTTGTGTTTCATTGGTAGCAGTAGGCAACATCCCTGTTCTACATCCCTACAACATCTAGGCCTGTGCTTCTGGAGCAGAGAAGAGGGACATTCCTCCTTCCCTCTGCACTACCCAATGGCTGCAGTCTGTCATCCCGGTCGGATTCAGAAGCTGACGTCATATTCCCAGGCATGGGCAGTGCCAATCGCAGCTTGTATGTtgcctctgccggcagagcggAAGGGCTGTGATGCGTACAACGCTGCGGGAAACTCACAGCATAGTACGCATACAcctatgtgaacgagcccttatacggAAGCCATTTTCCAACAGGTTGTGacacagaggtatttttccatctcctatttgcatacccCAACTAAGTAATGCTATATTTTGAACACCCTATTCCTTCTTTATCCATTTCATATAATCTTACTTGTCTCTTAATTTTTCATACCACCAATGCAATTCTTCCCTGTCTAAACTAAATGGTGTCTCGCCGTCTTTCTCTCCCCACCGATGCAGCTGTTTTTTCTATATGAACTAGTTTCCAGCCTTGACATGTGGGACCTGGCCATCCTTAGGTCTCGAATTATCCTGACCGTGTGACCAATCGGAGGAGTTTCAGGCAGCATAACTCATTCGAGCAGGATGTGTCTGGTGACCACTGGCCAACCAAAAAATCCACAAGAAGAACCGCACACCAATGAGACTAAATGCTTGAAGTGATTGTATTATTTCTGAAAAACACCTCTGGTGCAAAAAAAATTTTCATTGCAAGGTTTTGGATGTAGTaacccttcatcaggcttcaGCAGGTAAGAAACGGAAGCCCATCCCGCTTGCCTTCTGGCTCATACAtgcattagcctgatgaagggttatCACACCCAAAACGTTGCATGAAAACGTTATGCACCAGAGGTGTTTTTCGGATATAATACAATCACTTCATAGTTGCCGACTACTCACCGGGTGCCACATGTACAGCAGCTCCACCAGTTGTCTGCATGTTGTTGGCACAGGACACAACTCCTCTTTCCAACATGGAACCACCCGGAGTCATCTCAGGCTGGACAGCTGGAAAAAGAAATAATACAAAGGTTTCTAAACTTCACGTATCTGAAAGTGCAGCTTAGTGGGAACATAATGGCCCTAACTACAAAGTCAAAAAAAGCTATGACCTTTTCAAGCTGCAGTATGATAGCACAATATGGAAACCGTTTGGTTATAAAGTTGCTTAGTGTGACATTACCAACGTACCAAAGAAGGAGAACAAATCAAGATCAAATACGCCATCATCCCGTCCCTGTAGAACGCCCTCGGCCATCGTTCGTAGTGTCCATGCAAACTCTCCTGAAGTTCCCACGCCGTTACAGGAGGCCTGTGGGGACAATTAATGGTCAACATTCAAATAACATCATCAGCCACCAAACTCCTTGTCCTCACATTTGCAATTTGCCACTCCTACTTATATACTAGAAACAGAGGTCTGTATTAAAGCGTTTAAGATCTATTCCAAGGTCCGAAGACATAGTGTCTTGCTTTCTTCAGTGACAAAACCGTACTCAAAACTTCTAGAGCACTTTTACTTTATCTTTGAAGGTAACCATCTACCTGCCATGACCTGGAGAATAGGCTGGTACTCGTCCAGTTGAAGATGTATTGCAGCACCATGGGCAGAAAGGAGCCATTTTCCAGGTGATAAGATTCACAACGCAACCTACCAAAATCAATCAGTCACCTTCATCGGGTTGGACGCTGGAAGTTCAGTGGAAGCAGCATTTGGTGGGACAGTATTGCAGAAGACTCCATTCGGATCCTAATGTTGATCCTCAACTTTCAGGAAGAAGGAAACTCACGCCATTCAGCCGCATAGGTTTTCTTGGTCCTTCCCTTCTTGGTAAAAAAAACGGCCTTGTGCATCACGGATTACATGGGATGGGGAAAAGCAGTAGTAAATCAAATACAAAGTTATCTTTCCCCTTGTGCTAACTAGTAGTTGGGGTATGAACCTAACTGCCTGTCCGTTTGATCAGCTGCATGTCTTTGCAAATTTCTGGGGCCAGACGCTGCAGGGCTGCAATGAGGGGTTTCCTCAGCTGAGAAGGAAAGAGTTTACTGGTTAATATAAGTTTCTGTCACACTTATAGGCTGCCGATGTGCATTAGGAGCCTGTATAAGCCAATGACTGCTTTCCTTCACAGCCGAGGAAAGTGCTCATTATTTACTGAATGGTGCCTGGCCCAACCTGAAGAGGGAGCTGTAGGGGTTGAGAGAAAGTATTATTCCACACTCGAGAGGGAAAATAGGTCTTATGGGTCAGGAGAGATTATGCTGTGAAGGTAGATGTGGTTCaccaggagtgggggggggggggggggggaataaactgCTGAGCGACATTCAAATCatgtgcttaccagtttgactgttgccatgtccccaaaacgtggaagaccaagccgtagACGGCGAACAGTTCAAGGGGTATGCTCAGATGGAAGTTGGTACACTGAAAATGTAGTTTATCCTGAGGTTCTTGCCAATTATAATAATccgttcttaaaacatttacaagcattcttccaaacattttatgttcacaaaGCAAACAGGTCAATCTAGTTTAAACAAATACAGCTCTCAAACTAAAAAAAGTTTGTGCACCCTTAGTCTAGAGTGATCTGTATACCTCCGATATATAGGTTTATTGCGGACTGCAGCTGTATAACTCTGCAGGTAAGGAGCGCTTTTCCCAATGATGACTAAAAGCAAGAAAGGTTTTCTTATGAGAATGAATAATGGGTTAGCAGTACAGTCATAGAAGAAGGGAACACTGTAGTTAAAGCTCTCCACTAACCAGTCATGGTCATAGAATCATAtagatggaagggacctccagggtcatcagtctaacctcctgctcagtgcaggatcactaaatcatcccagacagatatttgtccagcctttgtttgaagacttccattgaaggagaactcaccacctcccgtggcaacctgttccactcattgatcaccctcactgtcagagttttttctaatatctaatttgtgttccatcccattgcttctagtctttccttgtgcaaatgagaataaggctgatccctctgcactgtgacagcccttcagatatttgtagacagctattaagtctcttctcagccttctgttttgcAAGCAAAACaatcccagattctttaaccgttcctcataggacatgatttgcaaactgctcaccatcctggtaggtCTTCTCTGAACTTCTTCCAGTTTGTCCATGTCCTTTTTAaatttgggtgcccagaactggacacagtattccagatgaggtctgactaaagaagtgtagagggggataattacctcatgtgacctagattctatgcttctcttaatacatcccacaattgtgttaattttgctgctacatcacaatgttgactcatgttcagtctgtgatctattagtatacccaagtcttttttgttgctgctgcttagctcaattcctcccattcttatgtgttttttcacttttcttgcccagatgtagtaatttgcatttttccttgttaaataatGTTAGCTGCCGCCCATTATTCAAGTTGGTCcaaatctttttgaattctctcctctggtgttagccatccctcctagctttgtgttgtcggcaaacttgatcagtttcccctcaattccctcctctagatcatttataagaatgttgaacaacactgggcccaggacagagccttgtggtatcccacttgggACATTCTTTCACTTGTATATGAcagcatttatgaccactctgagtacgatcactggGTCAGTTTTGAATCCGCCTAACAAttgccttgtcgatcccatatttggtcattttttaaaataaggatagtataagatactttgtcaaatgctttactaaagtcaagttgATGATTTTgtgatagaaggaaattagattcgcctgattggctggaatcggcacacgtgacggggcggagctacacgatgccgcgtggaagggggcggagtcaaaacgccgctgctgccggacagacccgaaggcagaagacccttctgtgcaagcgcgtctaatcgggcgattagacgctgaagttagacggagccatggagacggggacgccagcgcagggaaggtaagtgaataacttctgtatggctcatatttaatgcacgatgtttattacaaagtgcattaatatggccatacagaagtgtataaccccacttgctgccgcgagacaacccctttaaggacatggcctattttgggcttaaggacgcaatgatttttggcggatttttatctccatttttcaaaagctataccTTTTTTATTTGTCTGGcggcgcggccgtataagggcttgttttttgcgtggcgaactgtagttttaattggtgccatttttggttacataacaatatattgtaaaacttatgaATTTTTTaagatagcagagagagaaaagaacgcatcaattctgccatagatttttttacagcattaatcatgcagcataaatgacaatacattttttctgcgggtcggtacgattacaacaataccaatattcttatatttttttaagtttttccacttttccaaaataaaccccctttttttggaaattattatttttttctaaatcgctgcattcaaagttaacttttctatttttccatggacggagctctgtgagggcttacattttgcgagacgagctgtagtttttaggtacatacggcttttttgttTACTTCCGTACATAATATAGAGAATGCCCTCACTGAAGTGTCAAATAATCTCCGGACCGCTAAATATAATGGAAACTACTCTTCTTCTGGATCTCCCTGCGGCATCTGACAATGTAGATAACCAACTTCTCCGTTTGCGCCGCTCTATTGTTCCGAGGTTGATGCACACTAGCCGTTGCCCAGCGTCGGCAAACACGTTATACACAGACACAGCACATTTcatgcattggcatgtcctacTTCTCGTCCATGAaacggacaggaataggacatatcatgagttttttcacacggaccatcAGTGTGCATGTCCTCGTAGGTGAATAATCGGGCCATGTGCTATTCGTGGATTAGCATGGACAGCACCACCACCCTAAAATATTCTAGTGGGGTCTAAAGAATACTGCGCTCTCCTGGCTTTCCTCCTACTTCTCAGTGTACCATTTGCTGGCTCTCCTtcatctcctcttcttcctcttgctgttggagtTCCTCAGGGTTCGGCCTTTGGTCCCCTACTTTTTTCCTTCTACACGGCCCTAACTGGACAAACTGTCAGTATGTTTTGCTTTCAGCACcatctgtatgctgatgacacctaaTTATATAACTCTTCCCGTGACAGCACACCCTCGCTACTACAAAACGCCATTGATTGCCTGTCCGCTGTCCCTAACTCCATCGCTTCTCTCTATCTGAAACTGAAGCTTTCAAAATCTGATGTTCTTGTGTTTCCACCATCTGCTACCCAACCTAAACCTGATAGTTCCATTTctgtggtaccaccataactcctcatgagcacgcccgctgtcttggggtcatatttgactccgatctttCCTTAGCTCCCTATATCTAATCATTTGCTCGCTCATGTCACCCGCACCtcaaaacatctccagaatccatAATTTTTacctagttttttttttgttgccttcctctggatcaacattcgggggtaataggctgaactggatggatatatgtcttttttcggctttACATGGTATGTTACTATGCaactcttattgttgccctgatctGTTCTTGGGTTGACTACTGAAACCCACTACTAATCGGTCTTCCTTTCatcaatctatcctgaatgcagcatccaggctcatctttctgtccaactGCTACCCCAAGGTCTCCTCCCCAGCACCAAGGCCCAGTCCCAACACCGAGACCGAGGCCCAGTCCCCAGCCCCAGACCCAGACCCAAACTGAGCTtagactaaaggtccttttaaacTAGCGAGTTCTCGGCCCGGCGCAACAAACGACAGTAGATACGCATGTCAGACGGTGCTACTTCCATCTCATTATACACAGTCTGAGAAGTGACTTCTGGGAATGGTCACCCCTACCACCGTCCCTCCCTGTAAGCCAACTCAACGCCTCCCTGTTCACCTGGGAAGACATACCGTCGATCAGTGGGCATTTTGTGCTCACGGAAACCGAACAATCGTTGGCTGATTGCTGGACAACCTGACTGTCCGGCCAACGACAGCTTGGAGAAAAGCTCAGGCCCAgtaatcagcccatgtaaaaggacccaagTTCCTCCATAATATAACCCTCACCCTCCCGTCTCCAAGAGTTTTCCCGAGCTGCACCtcttctctggaatgcgctaccccagacaatcagatAAATCCCTGATGGCCACAGTTTAAAAagggtttccagggaaatactattaatgacctattctcagtacaggccaccaatagttgatcgactgggctccgccacttggg
This genomic window from Eleutherodactylus coqui strain aEleCoq1 chromosome 12, aEleCoq1.hap1, whole genome shotgun sequence contains:
- the LOC136586845 gene encoding zinc finger protein 271-like → MAEGVLQGRDDGVFDLDLFSFFAVQPEMTPGGSMLERGVVSCANNMQTTGGAAVHVAPEGGPMNTGHPGLGSSQLMSHAAPLMNNDLSSCFPRDSSWGVCTSSSLPQAPTSNSLDKVNQEERSPTDITSIIAHLRSLATETSNNCSKAEAEKSGSKTSTETESSSSSDGLCSQQNMESTESSLKNMDNQMNFQADLAGEVVDKQYSFGNVESNFKKKSNAKIYICSECGKTCPCQSAYIRHQRIHTGEKPYGCADCGKSFIQVSDYNNHVRSHTGEKPYTCAECGKSFSRSTYLVTHSRTHTKEKPYTCNVCNKSFIQHSHLSLHLRIHSGEKPYICVECGNSFSRSSTLVKHKKSHRRKTLHFSKKISEEDVPQNFTQNTPPTWGTVIYKAKLAESPKRPESPHVKSEADEAAGCDQQKANCKKSKKESKKTDYKPIRITLEKYLISDGTTEEDQHPPLPRHKKFIWKKKSQQPCKDNEEGPDVGNVDASGNGVPENAIEVRVNSPKMEYNYSPSQDVNGNSENSENLNPEGPCLSTQPDHVRDMPLDNSEASYSSVNGKVTKFEEMDFQYPYPSNDIVESTYNNVFAASDNMSINTLQKPHKGSLFICSYCGKSCPCKSAFIRHQRIHTGEKPYACADCGKSFIQVSDYNNHIRSHTGEKPYTCAECGKSFSRSTYLVTHCRTHTKEKPYTCRECGKSFIQHSHLAIHLRIHSGEKPCVCNECGKRFSRSSALVKHQKCHNRTILSGETNSQKSSKPQSEGSFTKV